From a region of the Desulfomonilaceae bacterium genome:
- the rpoB gene encoding DNA-directed RNA polymerase subunit beta — MGSFSVHSQRLRKNFARIPQIAGIPKLIEIQSQSYDRFLQMDKAPEEREDIGLQAVFRSVFPIKDFTDTASLEFIKYTLGEEKYSVEECLQKGVTYSVPLKITVQLIVWDVDPDTSSRTIRDVKEQEVYFGEIPIMTRYGTFVVNGTERVIVSQLHRSPGIFFDHDKGKTHASGKLLYSARIIPLRGSWIDFEFDLKDRLYVRIDRRRKLPVTVLLKALGFSSETILNYFYNKQTIMITPDGLRRKVDLKFLVGTHASADIFVEGSSEILVKKNKKISRAALKRLGERRVAPLMMEPHELAGKVVAHDIIDETTGEVVAACNKEIAPDEVESFIEELRSRNIDQFEALFIEERIASSSLRDTLLEDKIDDRPNRVTEEYKRLFPDDSTSNETLNAEIEIYRRLRPSNPATVEIAKTFFNNLFFRTEYYDLSRVGRLKLNRKLGILEHDSPLSLRTLRPNDIMLAVKYLLELKEGKPGHEIDDIDNMGNRRVRSVGELLENQYRIGLVRMERAIKERMSLQDVETLMPHDLINAKPVTAVVKEFFGSSQLSQFMDQTNPLSEITHKRRLSALGPGGLTRERAGFEVRDVHPTHYGRICPIETPEGPNIGLIVSLSTYARVNEFGFIETPYRPVHDRVVSREIKFLTALDEEEHVKVQADALIDENGKLVEDLVSVRKKDGEFAMGSGSEATYMDVSPNQLVSVAASLIPFLENDDANRALMGSNMQRQAVPLLTTQAPLVGTGMEQVVAVDSGVTVLARRDGVVDSVDATRLVVKATEFEEGDLDPGVDIYNLTKYQRSNQNTCINQRPIVKKGDRVAAGQVIADGPATDKGELALGRNVLVAFMAWGGYNYEDSILVSEKIVKEDIFTSIHIEEFEVMARDTKLGKEEITRDIPNVGEEGLRNLDEAGIIRIGAEVKPGDILVGKITPKGENQLSPEEKLLRAIFGEKAGDVRDTSLRVPPGVEGIVIDARIFSRKGTDKDSRSISIENEEIAKLTKDRDDELRIVEEGARERIRNMLVGKEVAAALSDPETGVSFLKKNETITGNVIDIIPLEAIRNVSLKSSESSLEDEVVRIIERFSDQKHFWKMHFDEKISRLKKGDELPPGVIKLVKVYIAIKRKLSVGDKMAGRHGNKGVLSRILPEEDMPYFEDGTPVEIVLNPLGVPSRMNVGQVLETHLGWAARGLGEALDKLLKEQCSPDKLRARLLEIYEVKEVERREKIRKIIEEMDEDELRKFAASLRLGVPIATPVFDGARESEIKDILKEAGKQTSGQTQLYDGRTGEPFDTMVTVGIIYMMKLHHLVDDKIHARAIGPYSLVTQQPLGGKAQFGGQRLGEMEVWAMESYGAAYSLQEFLTVKSDDVTGRTRMYESIVKGTNVLEPGLPESFNVLVKEIKSLGLDVELLESDPGTAA; from the coding sequence ATGGGTTCTTTTTCCGTGCACTCTCAGAGGCTCAGGAAGAATTTCGCGCGGATTCCTCAGATAGCTGGAATCCCAAAACTTATCGAGATTCAAAGTCAATCCTACGATCGATTTCTTCAGATGGACAAAGCGCCTGAAGAAAGGGAAGATATTGGTCTGCAGGCAGTATTTCGCTCAGTTTTCCCTATCAAGGACTTCACCGATACAGCGTCGCTTGAATTCATCAAGTACACGCTTGGGGAAGAAAAATACTCAGTGGAAGAATGCCTTCAGAAAGGTGTTACGTATTCTGTTCCGTTAAAGATTACGGTGCAGTTGATTGTTTGGGATGTTGACCCCGACACCAGTTCTCGCACTATTCGTGACGTCAAGGAACAGGAAGTATATTTCGGTGAAATTCCCATTATGACGAGATATGGGACATTTGTAGTCAATGGCACCGAACGGGTAATTGTTTCCCAGCTTCATAGGTCACCAGGCATATTTTTTGATCACGACAAAGGGAAAACACACGCGAGCGGCAAGTTGCTCTACTCGGCTCGAATTATTCCTCTTCGAGGATCGTGGATTGACTTTGAATTCGATTTAAAAGATCGCCTTTATGTGAGAATAGATCGCCGCAGAAAGCTTCCCGTTACTGTGCTACTGAAAGCGCTTGGTTTTTCTAGCGAAACCATTCTCAATTATTTCTATAATAAACAAACAATAATGATCACTCCGGACGGTTTGCGGAGAAAAGTCGACCTCAAATTTCTGGTCGGGACTCATGCGTCCGCCGACATTTTTGTCGAGGGCTCAAGTGAGATCTTGGTCAAAAAGAACAAAAAAATTTCCAGGGCTGCTCTCAAACGTTTGGGAGAAAGGCGCGTCGCTCCTTTGATGATGGAGCCTCATGAACTTGCAGGCAAAGTTGTAGCGCATGACATCATCGATGAGACTACTGGAGAGGTTGTAGCCGCGTGTAACAAGGAAATAGCGCCAGATGAAGTAGAGAGTTTTATTGAAGAGCTTCGGAGTCGAAATATAGATCAGTTTGAGGCGTTGTTCATCGAAGAAAGGATCGCCTCTTCTTCCTTGAGAGACACTTTACTGGAAGACAAGATTGATGACCGCCCCAATAGAGTTACTGAGGAATACAAACGTCTGTTTCCGGATGACTCGACATCAAACGAAACTCTTAACGCTGAGATCGAGATATATCGCAGACTCAGGCCTTCCAATCCCGCGACAGTTGAAATCGCCAAGACATTCTTCAACAACTTGTTTTTTAGGACTGAGTATTATGACCTGTCTCGTGTGGGACGATTAAAACTGAACCGCAAGCTCGGCATTTTAGAGCATGATTCGCCTCTGTCTCTAAGAACCCTAAGACCCAATGACATCATGTTGGCGGTCAAGTACCTTCTGGAATTAAAAGAGGGCAAACCCGGACATGAGATCGATGATATAGACAACATGGGGAATCGAAGGGTCAGATCCGTCGGGGAACTTCTTGAAAATCAATATCGAATCGGTCTGGTCAGAATGGAGCGGGCCATAAAAGAACGGATGAGTCTTCAGGACGTTGAAACATTAATGCCACATGACCTGATTAACGCTAAACCTGTGACGGCGGTGGTAAAGGAATTCTTCGGTTCCTCCCAACTTTCACAGTTTATGGATCAGACTAATCCACTAAGTGAAATCACTCATAAAAGGCGTTTGTCCGCCTTGGGACCTGGCGGCCTCACACGAGAGCGAGCCGGTTTTGAAGTTAGAGACGTCCATCCAACCCATTACGGCCGAATATGCCCGATTGAAACTCCGGAAGGTCCGAACATTGGATTGATCGTTTCACTGTCTACATACGCTAGAGTCAATGAATTTGGTTTCATTGAAACTCCTTACCGCCCTGTCCACGACAGGGTCGTCAGTCGCGAAATAAAGTTCCTGACGGCTTTGGATGAGGAAGAGCATGTAAAAGTTCAGGCTGACGCTCTTATCGACGAAAATGGCAAACTGGTTGAAGATCTTGTGTCTGTTAGAAAAAAAGACGGCGAGTTTGCTATGGGGAGCGGTTCCGAAGCCACTTACATGGACGTATCACCCAATCAATTGGTGTCGGTGGCGGCATCATTAATCCCATTCCTTGAAAATGACGACGCGAACCGTGCGCTTATGGGTTCTAACATGCAGCGTCAGGCTGTGCCGCTACTGACAACGCAGGCTCCTCTGGTGGGCACAGGCATGGAACAGGTCGTCGCTGTTGATTCCGGGGTCACCGTTCTGGCCCGTAGGGACGGAGTAGTGGATTCTGTAGACGCTACAAGACTTGTTGTGAAGGCTACAGAATTTGAAGAGGGTGATTTGGATCCGGGTGTGGACATTTATAACCTTACGAAATACCAAAGATCCAACCAGAACACTTGTATAAACCAACGTCCGATTGTGAAAAAAGGGGATAGGGTCGCTGCAGGCCAAGTCATAGCTGATGGACCTGCGACGGATAAAGGAGAACTTGCTCTAGGTCGTAATGTGCTCGTGGCGTTCATGGCTTGGGGGGGGTACAACTATGAGGACTCCATCCTGGTTAGTGAGAAAATAGTAAAAGAAGATATTTTTACCTCGATTCATATTGAAGAATTTGAGGTCATGGCTCGCGACACAAAATTAGGTAAAGAAGAAATCACCAGAGACATCCCGAATGTTGGTGAAGAAGGCCTAAGAAATCTCGATGAAGCGGGCATTATTCGAATCGGCGCAGAGGTTAAGCCAGGCGACATCCTCGTAGGCAAAATTACTCCAAAAGGCGAAAATCAGCTCAGCCCGGAAGAGAAGCTTCTAAGGGCCATTTTTGGGGAAAAGGCTGGAGATGTTAGGGATACTTCTTTGCGAGTTCCTCCTGGTGTGGAAGGTATAGTTATTGACGCCAGGATTTTTTCCCGAAAAGGAACTGATAAAGATAGCAGAAGCATTTCTATTGAAAATGAGGAAATAGCGAAGTTAACCAAAGATCGGGACGATGAACTAAGGATAGTCGAAGAAGGAGCGAGAGAAAGAATTCGAAATATGCTGGTCGGCAAGGAAGTGGCCGCGGCATTGTCGGATCCCGAAACCGGTGTTTCCTTTCTCAAAAAGAACGAAACGATTACCGGGAACGTGATTGACATTATCCCATTGGAAGCGATTCGAAACGTTTCGTTAAAGAGCTCTGAATCAAGCCTGGAAGATGAAGTTGTAAGAATTATAGAGAGGTTCAGCGACCAGAAACACTTCTGGAAAATGCACTTCGACGAGAAGATAAGCCGGCTAAAAAAGGGCGATGAATTACCGCCAGGTGTCATCAAACTGGTCAAAGTTTACATCGCCATCAAACGAAAGCTCTCGGTCGGGGACAAAATGGCTGGGCGTCACGGTAACAAAGGTGTTCTTTCACGGATTTTGCCGGAAGAGGATATGCCTTATTTTGAAGACGGAACACCGGTAGAAATAGTGTTGAATCCACTCGGTGTGCCTTCCCGAATGAATGTTGGCCAGGTTCTCGAGACACATCTTGGATGGGCGGCGCGTGGCTTGGGAGAAGCTTTAGACAAGCTCCTCAAGGAACAGTGTTCCCCGGACAAACTGCGAGCAAGACTTCTTGAAATTTATGAAGTCAAGGAAGTAGAGCGACGAGAGAAAATCCGTAAGATCATTGAAGAAATGGATGAGGATGAGTTGAGAAAATTTGCGGCTTCTCTCCGCCTTGGTGTGCCAATCGCTACGCCGGTCTTTGACGGAGCTAGAGAGAGCGAAATTAAAGACATCCTTAAAGAGGCGGGAAAACAAACTTCGGGTCAGACGCAACTATACGATGGACGTACGGGAGAACCTTTTGACACGATGGTTACCGTCGGGATCATCTATATGATGAAGCTGCATCATCTTGTTGACGACAAGATACATGCGAGGGCCATAGGGCCTTATTCCCTTGTGACCCAGCAGCCGCTTGGAGGAAAGGCTCAGTTTGGTGGCCAAAGACTCGGAGAAATGGAGGTCTGGGCCATGGAATCATATGGAGCGGCCTACTCTCTTCAAGAATTCCTCACTGTCAAGTCTGACGATGTCACAGGACGCACAAGAATGTATGAAAGCATCGTGAAAGGAACCAATGTGCTCGAGCCGGGCTTGCCCGAATCTTTCAACGTTTTGGTTAAAGAGATCAAATCGCTGGGCCTTGATGTAGAACTTTTGGAAAGCGACCCGGGCACTGCTGCGTAG